In one window of Chloroflexota bacterium DNA:
- a CDS encoding transporter substrate-binding domain-containing protein, with protein sequence MKSKVWTLIAVFVVISMVLASCRPAATPTPTPKPPPTPVPPTATPKPKLKITVATDATWPPFEYVDETTKEFVGFDIDLMKAIAEAAGFEVEFVNVAWDPLLAGMATGQYDAAISAMTITEERAKQFDFSEPYYNAGQLIAVRIDDTRIKGPADLAGKVVGAQLGTTGAMEVEKIAGATLKNYDTIDQAFLDLINGQIDAVVADNPLVAGYVGKYAGKIKSVGEPFTEEFYGIAVKKNAPEILEAINKGLKAVKEKGLIAQLEEKWVKAAAPAPAPTPEAACVLKSVEKVDDYTVRFTFHRPHAPFLAQLASAMMPMVSPAAVMKYMDESFRNPVGTGPMKFVEWKPEDTITIVRNDDYWSEKAKLQKMVFRVIKEDTARLLELQAGTIDGADSIRPDDIPVVRADPNLQLYLRPAFTIGYLGMNTDREPFNKLEVRQAINHAIDKQAIVNAVAPETGQPAKEYLPPLMWGYNDEIVDYEYNPTKAKELLAKAGYPEGFELYLWYLPVRRSYYPEAKLIAEIIQSQLKAIGINCRLVTYDWGTYLYKIRHDEADLWMLGWMSDFGDPDNNLFTFFSGSTDSWAKGPPDKELYDLLVKARSEPDIAKRTELYKQANQRIHDIALGVPVMHNAGAFAAKKEVKGIVPDPFYLEYWWDIETPTGTFIWGRAGDAVGLDAWDETDGESFMVTNQIFEGLYARKPGATEIEPKLADGMPEVSADGLVWTIKLKKGIKFHDGTDFNADAVIFNIERAWDPDHPYRNTAHTNEYVYFADFFGGFKGE encoded by the coding sequence GTGAAAAGCAAGGTTTGGACTCTCATCGCTGTTTTCGTGGTGATTAGCATGGTACTGGCATCCTGCCGTCCGGCAGCCACGCCAACACCGACACCTAAGCCGCCGCCAACGCCAGTGCCACCAACTGCTACACCAAAGCCCAAGCTCAAGATTACGGTGGCCACTGATGCCACTTGGCCGCCATTTGAGTATGTGGACGAAACAACCAAAGAGTTTGTGGGCTTTGACATTGACCTGATGAAGGCCATTGCCGAGGCGGCTGGCTTTGAGGTGGAATTCGTCAATGTCGCTTGGGATCCCCTGTTGGCTGGCATGGCCACAGGCCAATACGATGCTGCCATCTCTGCTATGACCATCACAGAGGAGCGCGCAAAGCAGTTTGACTTCTCCGAACCCTACTACAATGCAGGACAGCTTATTGCTGTGCGCATTGATGATACTCGCATCAAAGGGCCAGCAGACCTGGCGGGCAAAGTAGTGGGTGCTCAGCTCGGCACAACCGGCGCTATGGAAGTGGAAAAAATCGCCGGTGCCACGCTCAAAAATTATGACACCATTGACCAAGCTTTCCTGGATCTCATCAATGGCCAGATTGACGCGGTGGTAGCGGATAACCCATTGGTGGCTGGCTATGTAGGGAAATACGCGGGTAAGATCAAGAGCGTCGGCGAACCCTTCACCGAGGAATTCTACGGCATTGCGGTGAAAAAGAACGCACCAGAGATCCTGGAAGCCATCAACAAGGGCCTCAAGGCAGTGAAGGAGAAGGGCCTCATTGCTCAGCTCGAGGAGAAATGGGTCAAAGCAGCAGCACCTGCGCCAGCGCCAACGCCTGAAGCGGCTTGTGTATTAAAATCCGTGGAGAAGGTGGATGACTACACCGTTAGGTTCACCTTCCATCGCCCCCATGCTCCCTTCCTGGCACAGTTGGCTTCAGCCATGATGCCCATGGTCAGCCCTGCGGCAGTGATGAAGTACATGGACGAGAGCTTCCGGAACCCAGTGGGCACAGGGCCGATGAAGTTCGTAGAGTGGAAGCCCGAAGATACCATCACCATTGTACGCAACGACGATTACTGGAGCGAAAAAGCCAAGCTGCAGAAGATGGTCTTCCGCGTCATCAAAGAGGACACCGCCCGGCTTCTGGAACTGCAGGCAGGGACGATTGACGGTGCTGACAGCATTCGGCCTGACGACATCCCCGTGGTCAGGGCAGATCCGAACCTGCAACTGTACCTACGTCCGGCATTCACCATCGGCTACCTGGGGATGAACACAGACCGCGAACCCTTCAACAAACTCGAAGTACGACAGGCCATCAACCATGCCATTGACAAGCAGGCCATTGTCAACGCTGTTGCACCCGAGACCGGACAGCCAGCGAAGGAATACCTGCCGCCATTGATGTGGGGCTATAATGACGAGATTGTGGACTATGAGTACAACCCTACCAAGGCTAAGGAACTGCTGGCCAAAGCTGGTTATCCCGAAGGTTTTGAGTTGTACTTGTGGTATCTACCGGTGCGCCGCTCCTACTACCCCGAGGCCAAGCTAATCGCCGAAATTATACAGAGCCAACTCAAAGCTATCGGCATTAACTGCCGCCTGGTAACTTACGACTGGGGTACTTACTTGTACAAGATCCGCCATGATGAGGCAGATCTGTGGATGCTGGGCTGGATGTCCGACTTTGGCGATCCGGACAACAACCTATTCACCTTCTTCAGCGGCTCCACCGACAGCTGGGCCAAAGGGCCGCCTGACAAGGAGCTGTATGACCTCTTAGTCAAGGCCAGGTCTGAGCCTGATATCGCCAAGCGCACTGAGCTGTATAAGCAAGCCAACCAGCGTATCCATGACATCGCTCTGGGTGTACCGGTGATGCACAATGCGGGTGCCTTTGCCGCCAAGAAGGAAGTTAAAGGCATCGTGCCTGATCCCTTCTATCTAGAGTATTGGTGGGATATCGAGACTCCTACCGGTACCTTCATCTGGGGGCGAGCTGGCGATGCAGTCGGCCTGGATGCCTGGGATGAGACCGATGGCGAATCCTTCATGGTTACGAACCAGATCTTCGAGGGTCTGTATGCCCGGAAGCCCGGAGCGACGGAAATCGAGCCAAAACTAGCGGATGGGATGCCTGAAGTTTCCGCCGATGGCTTGGTGTGGACGATCAAACTCAAGAAGGGCATCAAGTTCCACGATGGAACGGACTTTAATGCTGATGCGGTAATCTTTAATATCGAGCGGGCCTGGGATCCGGACCATCCTTATCGCAATACCGCCCACACCAATGAATATGTCTACTTTGCCGACTTCTTCGGCGGATTCAAGGGAGAATAA
- a CDS encoding ABC transporter permease, which translates to MTRYIIQRLILLVFVLLGISVITFTMMHLVPGTPADVMLGEHATDEKVARFRKAYGLDDPIPVQYLRYLGKIARGDFGRSVRTNFLVTEELAQRLPATVELTVGAMLVACLIGIPAGILAAYHHNSFFDLITMVGSLIGVSMPVFWLGLVLSYIFGFRLHVLPPSARLTVGVELPTITEVYNLRTIFTGSFGNKIIAFSDFLSNFYVFTALVTGNPEALIDALKHLILPSLALGTIPMANIARMTRSSLLEVLGQDYIRTARAKGLPERMVILVHALKNAFLPIITVIGLLLGGLLGGAILTETIFSWPGMGRLVVDRVLARDYPAVQGGVMVIALLFVLLNLLVDISYAYLDPRIRYE; encoded by the coding sequence TTGACTCGCTATATCATCCAGCGTTTGATACTATTGGTTTTCGTTCTATTGGGGATTTCCGTCATCACTTTCACCATGATGCACCTCGTGCCAGGCACTCCGGCTGATGTGATGTTGGGAGAGCATGCCACGGACGAGAAAGTAGCACGCTTCAGGAAAGCGTACGGCCTTGATGATCCCATCCCCGTGCAATACCTGCGCTATCTCGGCAAAATTGCGCGCGGTGATTTTGGACGCTCTGTGCGTACCAATTTCCTGGTCACGGAAGAATTGGCCCAGCGTTTGCCGGCCACGGTAGAGCTGACTGTTGGCGCCATGCTTGTGGCTTGCTTGATTGGCATTCCTGCCGGCATCCTCGCTGCTTATCACCACAATTCATTTTTCGATTTAATTACCATGGTTGGTAGCCTGATCGGCGTTTCTATGCCGGTTTTCTGGCTCGGTCTGGTCTTGAGTTATATTTTTGGTTTCCGACTCCATGTACTTCCTCCTTCAGCACGCCTGACAGTGGGAGTAGAATTGCCTACTATCACAGAAGTCTATAACCTTCGCACTATCTTTACGGGTTCCTTTGGCAACAAGATCATAGCATTCAGCGATTTCCTTTCGAATTTCTATGTTTTCACTGCCCTAGTCACTGGCAATCCAGAAGCTTTGATAGATGCCTTGAAGCATCTCATCCTTCCTTCTCTAGCTCTGGGGACGATCCCTATGGCGAATATCGCCCGCATGACCCGTAGCAGCCTGCTCGAAGTCTTGGGCCAGGACTATATTCGCACTGCCCGGGCTAAGGGACTTCCGGAACGAATGGTGATCTTGGTACATGCCTTGAAGAACGCCTTTTTGCCCATCATCACCGTCATTGGCCTCTTATTGGGTGGCCTCTTGGGAGGTGCTATCCTGACAGAGACCATCTTCTCCTGGCCTGGTATGGGCCGCCTGGTAGTGGACCGCGTCCTAGCCCGTGACTATCCAGCCGTGCAAGGTGGTGTCATGGTGATTGCGTTATTATTTGTGCTGCTCAATCTTTTAGTGGATATATCCTATGCCTACCTTGATCCTCGCATCCGTTATGAGTAG
- a CDS encoding ABC transporter permease, with amino-acid sequence MRSASLQELSSTTFQLEKRVPTNLWQDALRRLLRNKLAVVGMLILAVFLLCALFAPLLAPYDPLEQRLVLRRQPPSQQYPFGLDDLGRDILSRIIFGAQVSLRVGVLSVSLAIILGTLLGLVSGYLGGWADNLIMRFMDIALAFPAMLLAIAIVAILGPGLMNMLIAIALVSIPTYARLVRSQVLSVKAQDYILAARAIGVTHSRILFRNILPNSITPIIVQGTLGIATAILDAAGLSFLGLGAQPPTPEWGAMLGEGRFSMFTAPHIIIFPGIAIMLTVLGFNLLGDGLRDALDPRLRM; translated from the coding sequence ATGAGATCAGCAAGCCTGCAAGAACTGAGTTCTACTACCTTCCAATTAGAAAAACGAGTTCCAACCAATCTGTGGCAGGATGCGTTACGCCGATTGTTGCGGAACAAGTTAGCTGTTGTGGGCATGTTGATTCTAGCTGTTTTTTTGCTCTGTGCACTATTTGCTCCCCTCTTAGCCCCGTACGATCCATTGGAACAAAGGTTAGTTTTGCGTCGTCAGCCCCCTTCACAACAGTATCCCTTTGGCCTGGATGATTTGGGCCGCGACATTTTGAGCCGCATTATCTTTGGGGCACAGGTCTCTTTGCGTGTAGGAGTGCTTTCAGTTAGCCTGGCCATTATCCTTGGTACTTTGTTGGGCCTTGTATCTGGCTACTTGGGAGGTTGGGCCGACAACCTAATCATGCGCTTTATGGATATTGCGTTGGCTTTTCCTGCCATGCTGTTGGCTATCGCCATTGTGGCTATCCTGGGGCCTGGCCTGATGAATATGTTGATTGCCATTGCCCTTGTTTCTATCCCTACTTATGCTCGCTTAGTCCGCTCTCAAGTGCTATCTGTCAAAGCACAGGATTATATCCTAGCTGCACGGGCGATTGGTGTAACCCACAGCCGTATACTCTTTCGCAACATCCTGCCCAATTCTATCACTCCCATTATTGTTCAGGGCACGTTAGGCATAGCTACAGCCATCCTGGATGCGGCTGGCCTCAGTTTTCTGGGGCTAGGGGCTCAACCCCCCACGCCGGAGTGGGGAGCTATGTTGGGTGAGGGCAGGTTTTCCATGTTTACTGCTCCTCACATTATCATTTTCCCTGGTATAGCGATTATGCTCACTGTTTTGGGGTTCAATCTGCTGGGCGATGGCCTGCGCGATGCCCTGGACCCACGCCTGCGCATGTAG
- a CDS encoding amino acid ABC transporter permease, which yields MTYKEIRANTKTLTSTEETKPIWQRIDRWWLLFISVVLITLFLISSKPDPYRRIFVFLEDGVRVTMSITVLSFLLILLVGLIGGLGRIAKNPLIKGIASIYVEVIRGIPLLVQLLFIYYASPILLRDVGIKLIGAWPSFAHRLINIKLNPFGAAVAGLTICYGAYMSEIFRAGIESIPKGQMEAARSLGMSYFQAMRYIILPQAVRIILPPVGNEFVALLKDSSLVSVVAVADMTRRGREFMASTFLALETWMMVALLYLVMTLFLSRIVAYLERKTTFVR from the coding sequence ATGACATACAAAGAGATTCGTGCGAATACTAAAACGCTCACTTCTACCGAAGAGACCAAGCCTATTTGGCAACGAATAGACCGCTGGTGGCTGCTATTTATCAGCGTGGTGCTCATTACCCTGTTTTTGATCAGCAGCAAGCCAGATCCGTATCGGCGCATCTTCGTCTTCCTCGAAGATGGCGTCCGCGTGACCATGAGCATTACGGTGTTATCTTTTTTATTGATACTTTTGGTAGGACTGATCGGCGGGCTGGGGCGCATAGCCAAGAATCCTCTTATCAAAGGGATCGCCTCGATATACGTTGAGGTTATTCGTGGCATACCGCTTTTGGTACAACTCTTGTTCATCTATTATGCCTCTCCTATCTTACTGCGAGATGTTGGGATAAAACTGATAGGCGCCTGGCCGAGTTTTGCCCATAGGTTAATCAATATCAAATTGAATCCCTTTGGAGCGGCTGTAGCAGGCCTGACTATCTGTTACGGAGCGTACATGTCGGAGATCTTCCGTGCTGGTATCGAATCCATTCCCAAAGGGCAAATGGAAGCGGCACGCTCGTTGGGGATGAGTTATTTTCAGGCTATGCGCTACATCATCTTGCCCCAAGCTGTACGCATTATTTTGCCACCCGTAGGCAACGAATTTGTAGCGCTGTTGAAGGACTCTTCGCTGGTCTCGGTCGTAGCCGTCGCCGACATGACGCGTAGAGGGCGCGAGTTTATGGCCAGTACTTTTCTGGCTCTTGAAACCTGGATGATGGTGGCGCTGTTGTATTTAGTCATGACCCTGTTTCTCTCTCGTATTGTAGCCTATCTAGAGAGGAAGACGACTTTTGTCCGATAA
- a CDS encoding UDP-glucose/GDP-mannose dehydrogenase family protein, translating to MKNICVIGVGYVGLVTGACLADLGNKVICVNRDKEKAERLKKGILPIFEPGLEEMVRRNHEAQRLDFTISYDEGLRDAEFIFIAVGTPSGSEGEADLSHVTQCAEDIAKRLVKPVIIVNKSTVPIGTGDWVADIINEYKVNDVEFFVVSNPEFLREGSAVYDFMNPDRIVLGSTNRQAAEKVAELYAPLQSPTIITDLRTAEMIKYASNCFLATKISFINEMANICEALGADVKEVALGMGSDKRIGHAFLGAGVGWGGSCFPKDVKALAHIAATHGCHPQMLRAVMEINYDQRKRVIQKVREILGNFRGKTIGILGLSFKPNTDDMRDAPSIEIIHMLQHEGAQVKAYDPVAMNNARKILNNVTYCDNPYAVAEGADALILVTEWNEFKQLDMARIAQSMRQRVLFDGRNIYEPEKMRQLGFIYRGVGRGYDANGQPL from the coding sequence ATGAAAAACATTTGTGTCATCGGCGTAGGCTATGTTGGCTTGGTTACTGGAGCATGTCTGGCCGATTTGGGCAACAAGGTCATCTGCGTCAACCGCGATAAGGAGAAGGCAGAGCGACTAAAGAAGGGCATATTGCCCATTTTCGAGCCCGGCCTGGAGGAAATGGTCCGCCGTAACCATGAGGCACAGCGCCTCGATTTCACCATTTCCTACGATGAAGGGTTGCGTGATGCCGAGTTTATTTTCATCGCCGTGGGCACGCCCTCTGGAAGCGAGGGGGAAGCCGACCTTTCCCATGTAACCCAGTGCGCAGAGGATATTGCCAAAAGGCTGGTCAAGCCCGTGATCATCGTGAACAAGAGCACCGTGCCCATTGGGACAGGAGACTGGGTAGCCGACATTATCAATGAATACAAGGTGAACGATGTGGAATTCTTTGTCGTTTCCAACCCAGAATTCCTGCGCGAGGGCTCGGCTGTTTATGATTTCATGAACCCCGACCGAATCGTGCTTGGCTCAACCAATCGGCAAGCAGCGGAGAAAGTGGCCGAGCTCTATGCCCCATTACAATCTCCCACCATTATCACCGACTTGCGCACCGCGGAGATGATCAAGTACGCTTCGAACTGCTTCCTAGCAACCAAGATCTCGTTTATCAATGAAATGGCGAACATCTGTGAGGCGCTTGGGGCAGATGTAAAGGAAGTGGCTCTAGGCATGGGCAGCGACAAGCGCATTGGCCATGCCTTTCTCGGCGCAGGCGTAGGCTGGGGCGGCTCTTGCTTCCCCAAGGATGTCAAAGCTCTGGCCCATATCGCAGCAACACACGGCTGTCACCCGCAGATGCTGCGTGCAGTCATGGAGATCAACTACGATCAGCGCAAGCGCGTCATCCAGAAAGTGCGCGAGATCCTGGGCAATTTCCGCGGTAAGACCATCGGTATTCTGGGGCTCTCCTTCAAGCCAAATACGGACGACATGCGCGATGCCCCTTCTATCGAGATCATCCACATGTTGCAGCATGAGGGGGCGCAGGTAAAAGCCTATGACCCAGTGGCGATGAACAACGCGCGCAAGATCCTCAACAATGTGACGTATTGTGATAATCCTTATGCAGTGGCTGAGGGTGCAGATGCTTTGATCCTGGTCACAGAATGGAATGAGTTCAAGCAACTGGACATGGCGCGCATTGCCCAGTCCATGCGTCAACGCGTGCTTTTTGACGGGCGCAATATCTACGAACCTGAAAAGATGAGGCAATTGGGATTTATCTATCGCGGCGTTGGCCGGGGCTACGACGCGAATGGACAACCCTTGTGA
- a CDS encoding amino acid ABC transporter ATP-binding protein, which produces MIEIEHVSKRFGRVVALDDVSLTVKRGEVVVIIGPSGSGKSTLLRCINHLETIDSGRIVVDGIPLTEAKNIDKVRAEVGMVFQLFNLFPHLTALENITLAQRVVRKRSQQEAEEIARQLLAKVGIPEKANAYPAQLSGGQQQRVAIARALAMQPKIMLFDEPTSALDPEMIKEVLDVMLDLAREGMTMVVVSHEMGFVKAAAKRIFFMCEGHIIEETTPDGLSLAACKEERTRQFLSKILI; this is translated from the coding sequence ATTATCGAAATCGAACATGTGAGCAAGCGTTTTGGGCGGGTAGTTGCCTTAGATGATGTCAGCCTGACCGTGAAACGTGGTGAGGTGGTGGTCATCATTGGCCCCAGTGGCTCCGGCAAGTCTACACTCCTTCGGTGCATCAACCATCTGGAGACAATAGACAGCGGGCGGATTGTCGTGGATGGCATCCCACTCACCGAGGCCAAGAATATTGACAAAGTACGGGCTGAGGTGGGCATGGTTTTTCAATTGTTCAATCTTTTTCCCCACCTGACAGCTCTGGAGAACATTACCTTAGCACAACGCGTCGTGCGCAAGAGGTCACAGCAGGAGGCGGAAGAGATCGCTCGTCAACTACTGGCCAAGGTAGGCATTCCGGAGAAAGCAAACGCCTATCCTGCGCAGCTTTCTGGTGGTCAACAACAACGAGTAGCTATCGCTCGCGCGCTAGCCATGCAGCCAAAGATCATGCTTTTCGACGAACCAACTTCTGCACTGGACCCAGAGATGATCAAAGAAGTATTGGACGTGATGTTGGATCTGGCCAGAGAAGGTATGACCATGGTAGTGGTATCGCACGAGATGGGCTTTGTCAAAGCCGCTGCCAAGCGCATCTTTTTCATGTGCGAGGGGCATATCATTGAAGAGACAACGCCTGATGGCCTTTCGTTGGCTGCCTGCAAGGAAGAACGCACTAGGCAATTTCTTAGCAAGATACTGATCTAG
- a CDS encoding glycerol-3-phosphate acyltransferase codes for MTVLRYILVAGMGYLLGSFPTGYVLAKLWKGIDPRQYGSGRTGGTNILRAAGKGPAIFTVMGDFLKGALSVGLARVLLGTSSAAVVAGLAAVLGHNRSIFLRFRGGAGSMTNAGVILVLAPHVLPFMAVAAVVAACLSRIASVTSIVAAVTMLITLAVSCLLSLSPAIYVLYGVLACGLILFELRPNIERLRSGSERRVEHY; via the coding sequence ATGACAGTGCTGCGCTATATACTAGTAGCGGGAATGGGTTATTTGCTAGGATCGTTTCCTACAGGCTATGTGCTTGCCAAGCTATGGAAAGGTATAGATCCCCGTCAGTATGGCAGTGGCCGCACCGGAGGGACGAATATCCTTCGTGCCGCCGGCAAAGGCCCTGCGATATTCACCGTTATGGGAGATTTCCTGAAAGGTGCATTATCCGTTGGGCTGGCGCGCGTGCTGTTGGGGACAAGCAGCGCAGCAGTAGTAGCGGGATTGGCTGCGGTGTTGGGACATAATCGCTCCATTTTTCTACGCTTTCGCGGTGGCGCAGGCTCCATGACCAACGCTGGGGTGATACTTGTACTGGCCCCTCACGTTTTGCCCTTCATGGCCGTGGCCGCTGTGGTAGCGGCTTGCCTATCGCGGATTGCATCCGTAACATCTATTGTCGCCGCAGTAACTATGCTCATCACACTGGCAGTCTCGTGTTTGCTGTCCCTGTCACCAGCGATATATGTGCTTTATGGAGTGCTGGCTTGTGGTCTGATCCTGTTCGAGTTGCGCCCGAATATCGAGCGTCTGCGCTCGGGTTCGGAACGCCGCGTGGAGCATTATTAG